DNA from Nitrospirae bacterium YQR-1:
CCCCCACGGCGCTCTGTAGTAACCCTCCCGGGTCATTCCTAAGATCAACAACTACGGAGGTTATCTTCTTTTCTTTTAGAAAGTTAACCGCCTTAACTAAATCCTGTACGGTTTTTTCCTGGAACTGACTGATTTTTATATAGCCGATGTTGCCTTCCATAACCTTGTATTTCACACTCTGTACTTTAATTATCTCTCTTGAGATTGGAAAATCCTTTGGCTCAGTCCATCCCTTTCTGATGATGGTAAGTATAACTTTTGTTCCCCTGGGGCCTCTCATCTTATTGACAGCATCAAATAGAGTCATCTTTTCAGTGGATTCCCCGTTAACCTTTGAGATAATATCCCCTGCCTTTATACCTGCTATATAAGCAGGGGTATCCTCTATGGGCGCAATAACCGTCAGAAAGCCCCCCTTTTTGCCTATCTGGATACCTACGCCTCCAAACTCACCCTTTGTATCAACCTTCATCTCCTTAAACATATCAGGGGTCATAAAGGCCGAATGGGGGTCCAGAGAGCTAATCATTCCCTTTATTGCCCCATAAATCAAGTCTTTTGCCTTAACATCCTCCACATAACTGGTCTTAACCAGAGAAATCACCTCAGTAAAGAGCTTTAACTCCTGATATGTTTCCGATTCAGCACTTACCGCCTTTACCGTCCATCTGCCCACTATCACCCCGCTTGCTGTTATTATGGCAAAGGCCACCCATACAAGCAGATTTTTCAGCTTTCTATTCATCTATCCCTCCTAAACATCTATCCCTCCTGAACATGCTTTTAATTATCCCTTTTAAGCCATTGCATAGGGTCAACCGGTTTTCCCTTGTATCTTACCTCAAAGTATATTCCGGTTGCGTTTAAAACGCCTGAGACGCCCGCAATGCCTAATACGCCCTTTTTCTTTACAAACTCGCCGGCTTGCGTTGATATAGTGCTTAAGTTTGCATACACTGTGTGATATCCCATTCCATGGCTTAGTATAACCACCTGGCCTAATCCCTTAAAGGTATCCGCATAT
Protein-coding regions in this window:
- a CDS encoding S41 family peptidase, producing the protein MNRKLKNLLVWVAFAIITASGVIVGRWTVKAVSAESETYQELKLFTEVISLVKTSYVEDVKAKDLIYGAIKGMISSLDPHSAFMTPDMFKEMKVDTKGEFGGVGIQIGKKGGFLTVIAPIEDTPAYIAGIKAGDIISKVNGESTEKMTLFDAVNKMRGPRGTKVILTIIRKGWTEPKDFPISREIIKVQSVKYKVMEGNIGYIKISQFQEKTVQDLVKAVNFLKEKKITSVVVDLRNDPGGLLQSAVGVAEQFLPSHKLVVYIKDRSGDKKDFYTESEGKLDSIPMVVLVNEGSASASEIVAGALKDWNRAIILGVTTFGKGSVQSVLGLSDGSGLRLTTARYYTPNGISIQNTGITPDIIVKLKSETGKEHKVLREKDLTGHLDNEQVETKEGEEPDSTPLEIEEKDDLQLQRAIDILKTGDSFKKNSKITS